A portion of the Acidobacteriota bacterium genome contains these proteins:
- the rsmH gene encoding 16S rRNA (cytosine(1402)-N(4))-methyltransferase RsmH, with product MVDPPARHRPVMVPEVLEALAPRPGALLLDGTVGPGGHAEAWLEAAGEGAELIGLDRDASALALARRRLQRFGERVRLFHCDYREAPALLDRLGRRPDAVLLDLGLGSHQVDDPERGFSFRLDGPLDMRFDRDRPGPTAAEILAHASEPELARILSEYGEERAAKKLARRLVEARKRRPFRTTRELADFVRGVVPARGRRRLDPATRTFQALRIAVNDELSGLAEALSGLVERLPAGGRIAVIAFHSLEDRIVKRTLRRLAEPCRCRRGDPCTCGALQWIELVQRRALRPDPGEVAANPRARSARLRWGVRR from the coding sequence ATGGTCGATCCTCCCGCCAGGCATCGACCGGTGATGGTGCCGGAAGTGCTCGAAGCGCTCGCGCCCCGACCGGGCGCCCTGCTCCTCGACGGCACGGTCGGTCCGGGGGGGCACGCCGAGGCGTGGCTCGAGGCGGCCGGCGAGGGAGCCGAGCTGATCGGCCTCGACCGGGACGCCTCGGCGCTGGCGCTCGCCCGGCGCCGCCTGCAGCGGTTCGGCGAGCGGGTGAGGCTGTTCCACTGCGACTACCGGGAGGCCCCGGCCCTGCTCGACCGGCTCGGCCGGCGCCCGGACGCCGTCCTGCTCGATCTCGGGCTCGGCTCGCACCAGGTGGACGATCCGGAGCGCGGATTCTCCTTCAGGCTCGACGGCCCGTTGGACATGCGCTTCGACCGGGACCGCCCCGGCCCGACCGCCGCCGAGATCCTGGCTCACGCCTCCGAACCGGAGCTGGCCCGGATCCTCTCCGAGTACGGAGAGGAGCGCGCGGCGAAGAAGCTCGCCCGGCGGCTGGTGGAGGCGAGGAAGCGCCGCCCCTTCCGCACGACGCGGGAGCTGGCGGACTTCGTCCGGGGAGTCGTGCCGGCCCGGGGCCGCCGCCGCCTCGACCCCGCCACGCGCACGTTCCAGGCGCTCCGGATCGCCGTGAACGACGAACTCTCCGGGCTGGCGGAGGCGCTGTCGGGACTGGTGGAGCGCCTGCCAGCCGGCGGCCGCATCGCGGTGATCGCCTTCCACAGCCTCGAGGACCGGATCGTCAAGCGCACCCTCCGGCGTCTCGCCGAGCCCTGCCGCTGCCGCCGGGGAGACCCCTGCACCTGCGGCGCGCTCCAATGGATCGAGCTGGTCCAGCGCCGGGCCCTCCGGCCGGACCCCGGCGAGGTCGCGGCCAACCCGCGGGCGCGTTCCGCGCGCCTGCGCTGGGGGGTGCGCCGATGA
- a CDS encoding division/cell wall cluster transcriptional repressor MraZ produces the protein MLRGHATARVDAKGRIKIPAEFLDTFLSLCGEGRRVYITSLDGVRAQVYPLPVFRDLETRLAKLNSTDPLLDHYKLTLSYWGRETSVDRQGRILIHPLLRERARFNGEVSVFGKQRVLELCDHARFREQPPVLTPEQLAQLAQYGL, from the coding sequence ATGCTGCGGGGACACGCGACGGCCCGGGTCGACGCCAAGGGGCGGATCAAGATTCCGGCCGAGTTCCTCGACACCTTCCTTTCGCTCTGCGGCGAGGGCCGGCGCGTGTACATCACCTCCCTCGACGGGGTTCGCGCACAGGTCTACCCCCTGCCGGTCTTCCGCGACCTCGAGACCCGGTTGGCGAAGCTCAACTCCACCGACCCCCTGCTCGACCACTACAAGCTCACGCTCAGCTACTGGGGACGCGAAACCAGCGTGGACCGGCAAGGACGGATCCTGATCCACCCCCTCCTCCGCGAGCGGGCCCGCTTCAACGGAGAGGTGTCCGTCTTCGGCAAACAGCGCGTCCTCGAGCTGTGCGACCACGCGCGGTTCCGCGAGCAGCCGCCGGTCCTGACGCCCGAGCAGCTGGCCCAGCTCGCGCAGTACGGGCTGTAG
- a CDS encoding tetratricopeptide repeat protein: protein MAARGGGTSRPQPAGAAPAPHQCAVTGSTNGPDIVSKGPEGSRMTEPARRSRRRWEDRPSEPKQRRRSAAPRGSEKLGLYLRRLRQGYGYSLRKVEEKARQQGGEIDNSQLSRYEKGLCYPSFDKLRTLARIFNVSIQTFSDVVDLEELERHAPESDDVDEILRDARAARAVGEYGRAYAHYQKARQLLEERGEGDTPAAARVRLSCAITLYLMRKISLAEYELRQLLRHEDRLDDGLKVRALLELSNVHASFGDYLLAEIEAERSMELARRSGQRSLEAFAHHCLGRILQDRGRLDEALEHWHEALKRYRELGNVKEALKVKRNLGLLYGARGQFHEGVRLLKEAQEEARKAGHRWTVASAGACLAELYYHRGNYDIARRYMTQSNAIASSGDVQYVDILFLNAFYLWRIAEAEGNATEARVALGRLKYLRPHLEQELPEVREFDQYIQKGGGR from the coding sequence ATGGCGGCGAGGGGCGGCGGGACCTCGAGACCCCAGCCGGCGGGTGCTGCACCGGCACCGCACCAATGCGCGGTGACCGGTTCCACGAACGGCCCCGACATTGTTAGTAAGGGGCCGGAGGGTTCTCGGATGACGGAGCCGGCACGCCGTAGCAGGAGGAGATGGGAGGACCGTCCGAGCGAGCCCAAGCAGCGGCGGCGGTCCGCCGCGCCCAGGGGTAGCGAGAAGCTCGGCCTGTATTTGCGCCGCCTGCGGCAGGGCTACGGTTACTCCCTCAGGAAGGTCGAGGAAAAGGCGCGCCAGCAAGGCGGGGAGATCGACAACTCCCAGCTCAGCCGCTACGAGAAGGGGCTGTGCTACCCCTCGTTCGACAAGCTGCGCACCCTCGCCCGGATCTTCAACGTCTCCATCCAGACCTTCTCCGACGTGGTCGACCTCGAGGAACTCGAGCGGCATGCGCCGGAGAGCGACGACGTCGACGAGATTCTGCGCGACGCCCGAGCGGCCCGTGCCGTGGGCGAGTACGGGCGCGCGTACGCCCACTATCAGAAGGCGCGGCAACTCCTCGAGGAGCGGGGCGAAGGCGACACGCCGGCCGCGGCCCGCGTCCGCCTGTCGTGCGCCATCACGCTCTACCTCATGCGGAAGATCAGCCTCGCGGAGTACGAGCTGCGGCAGCTCCTCCGGCACGAAGACCGGCTCGACGACGGGCTGAAGGTGCGGGCCCTTCTGGAGCTGAGCAACGTCCACGCCAGTTTCGGTGACTATCTCCTCGCCGAGATCGAGGCGGAGCGGTCGATGGAGCTCGCCCGGAGGAGCGGCCAGCGGAGCCTCGAGGCGTTCGCCCATCATTGCCTCGGCCGGATCCTGCAGGACCGCGGCCGCCTCGACGAGGCGCTCGAACACTGGCACGAGGCTCTCAAGAGGTACCGCGAACTCGGAAATGTGAAGGAGGCCCTCAAGGTCAAGCGGAACCTGGGCCTGCTCTACGGCGCCAGGGGGCAGTTCCACGAGGGCGTCCGCCTGCTCAAGGAAGCGCAGGAGGAAGCACGGAAGGCGGGTCACCGCTGGACCGTCGCCTCGGCGGGGGCGTGTCTGGCGGAGCTGTACTACCACCGGGGGAACTACGACATCGCGAGACGCTACATGACCCAGTCGAACGCCATCGCCTCGAGCGGAGACGTCCAGTACGTCGACATCCTGTTCCTGAACGCCTTCTACCTGTGGCGCATCGCGGAAGCCGAAGGGAACGCCACCGAGGCTCGTGTCGCCCTGGGGCGACTGAAGTACCTGAGGCCCCACCTCGAGCAGGAGCTCCCCGAGGTGAGGGAGTTCGACCAGTACATCCAGAAAGGGGGTGGACGATGA